In Brevibacillus brevis, a genomic segment contains:
- a CDS encoding ABC transporter ATP-binding protein — MKALLEISQLDKSFETPKGVTQALRDIRLSVKEGEFITVIGPSGCGKSTLLKIIAGLDTEHSGSVRLANQPVLGPSIDKGFIFQEPRLFPWLTVEKNIAANLPLKDPGVRQRVEELIQLVRLEGFAKAYPRELSGGMAQRVAIARALLRSPQVLLLDEPFGALDAFTRSHMQDVLLDIWQKNRTTMILVTHDIDEAIYLANRVVIMNARPGSIKRIVPIDLPAPRKKANRSFQELRHLVLREFEKVEELELVDRSGI; from the coding sequence ATGAAAGCGCTGCTGGAGATCAGTCAGCTCGACAAATCGTTCGAGACGCCCAAGGGAGTGACCCAAGCGCTCAGGGACATCCGGCTCTCGGTAAAGGAAGGCGAGTTCATCACTGTCATCGGGCCAAGCGGCTGCGGGAAAAGCACGCTGCTGAAGATCATTGCCGGTCTGGATACCGAGCATTCCGGGAGCGTCCGGCTCGCGAATCAGCCCGTGCTCGGACCGAGCATCGATAAAGGCTTCATTTTCCAGGAGCCGCGGCTTTTTCCCTGGCTGACGGTAGAAAAAAACATCGCTGCCAATCTGCCGTTGAAAGATCCAGGCGTTCGCCAGCGTGTGGAGGAGCTGATCCAGCTCGTGCGCCTGGAAGGCTTTGCAAAAGCCTATCCCCGCGAGCTGTCGGGCGGAATGGCCCAGCGTGTAGCGATCGCACGGGCGCTCCTGCGCAGTCCGCAGGTGCTGCTCCTCGATGAACCGTTTGGTGCGCTGGACGCGTTTACGCGCTCGCACATGCAGGATGTGCTGCTGGACATCTGGCAGAAAAACAGGACGACGATGATATTGGTGACCCACGATATCGACGAAGCCATCTACCTGGCCAACCGGGTCGTCATCATGAATGCGCGCCCGGGCTCCATCAAGCGAATCGTGCCGATCGACCTGCCTGCCCCGCGCAAAAAGGCGAACCGTTCCTTTCAGGAGCTGCGTCATCTTGTCTTGCGGGAATTTGAGAAGGTAGAAGAGTTGGAATTGGTCGACCGATCGGGGATTTGA
- a CDS encoding aliphatic sulfonate ABC transporter substrate-binding protein, with the protein MSQTNQAAFYWSRLLLASLLLLLTACANGQTATGGSQQGQTAAQAGAKEKVVVNIGIQGSTGILAYARDKGIFEKAFAQAGAEVKWHEFASGPPHFEAIASGRLDFGATGGTPVISAQTGGVDFKAIAVTSDGKRNNAIVIPKDSPITDIRELKGKKIAVAKGSSAYNFLYMVLDRAGLKADEVQIIHLQPDEARPALDTGAVDAWSAWEPYVTTALVQTQAKALVTGEDLNIFAPGFLVARTGFTSEHPELTVLFLKTYEETRRYYVAHLDEVTDELVKTRKLEREIISRVLQNSNPILSPVTPEFAEAHQEQADFLYSVGAIKKKLDTSQVLDSKFVEQALREAGP; encoded by the coding sequence ATGTCTCAAACCAATCAAGCTGCGTTTTACTGGAGCCGCCTCCTCCTTGCATCGCTGCTTCTCCTGCTGACAGCGTGCGCCAATGGGCAGACCGCCACCGGTGGTTCACAGCAGGGCCAGACGGCAGCCCAGGCTGGGGCGAAAGAAAAAGTCGTGGTCAACATCGGCATCCAGGGCAGTACCGGCATACTGGCCTACGCCAGGGACAAAGGGATTTTTGAGAAAGCCTTTGCCCAGGCGGGTGCTGAAGTAAAGTGGCACGAATTCGCCAGCGGCCCTCCCCACTTTGAAGCGATTGCCTCCGGACGCCTCGATTTTGGCGCAACAGGCGGTACCCCGGTCATTTCGGCGCAAACCGGCGGCGTCGATTTCAAAGCAATCGCCGTGACGAGCGACGGAAAGCGAAACAATGCCATCGTCATCCCGAAAGACAGTCCGATCACGGACATCCGGGAGCTCAAAGGCAAGAAGATCGCGGTCGCAAAAGGCAGCAGCGCTTACAACTTCCTGTACATGGTGCTGGATCGGGCAGGCCTCAAAGCCGATGAAGTGCAAATTATTCACCTCCAGCCGGACGAGGCGAGACCCGCCCTCGATACGGGTGCCGTCGATGCGTGGTCCGCCTGGGAGCCGTACGTCACGACCGCGCTCGTCCAGACGCAGGCAAAAGCCTTGGTAACCGGAGAAGACCTGAATATTTTCGCCCCCGGATTTTTGGTCGCGCGCACCGGCTTTACGTCAGAGCACCCCGAGCTGACCGTCCTGTTCCTGAAAACGTACGAAGAGACACGCCGCTACTACGTAGCCCATCTGGACGAAGTGACCGACGAGCTCGTGAAGACGAGGAAGCTCGAGCGCGAGATCATCAGCAGAGTCCTGCAAAACTCGAATCCCATCCTCTCTCCCGTCACGCCGGAATTCGCCGAGGCGCACCAGGAGCAGGCGGACTTTCTCTACTCCGTCGGCGCGATCAAAAAGAAGCTGGACACGTCGCAAGTGCTGGACAGCAAATTCGTAGAGCAGGCGCTGCGCGAGGCAGGTCCTTGA
- a CDS encoding ABC transporter permease, which produces MRNQAEGISAAAPASAGLNRKKTRGLEKAGTSTKASVWLKGLILPAVVLIAWQLAGELGIVSETMLPTPARIWLAAYDLLASGELLSHLHISVVRAATGFFLGGAVGLAAGLAVGFSSRVEQTLDPSVQMLRTIPHLAVTPLFILWFGFGEFSKVLLIAKGAFFPLYVNTFLGIRGVDAKLFDVARVLQFSRWKQITHLILPAALPNILLGVRLSLGAAWLGLVVAELMGSSEGVGYLIMDARQFSQTAVVFVGIVIFALVGKATDSLVRSLEKRWLKWRDSYNG; this is translated from the coding sequence ATGAGGAATCAAGCGGAAGGAATTTCTGCAGCGGCCCCGGCTTCAGCCGGACTGAACCGAAAAAAGACGAGGGGGCTGGAGAAAGCAGGCACAAGCACGAAGGCCTCTGTCTGGCTCAAGGGATTGATCCTCCCGGCTGTCGTCCTGATCGCATGGCAATTGGCGGGAGAGCTGGGGATCGTGTCCGAGACGATGCTGCCGACGCCCGCACGGATCTGGCTCGCAGCGTATGATCTGCTGGCGAGCGGGGAGCTGCTTTCGCATTTGCATATCAGCGTCGTACGGGCGGCGACAGGCTTTTTTCTCGGAGGTGCAGTCGGTCTCGCAGCCGGGCTGGCCGTCGGCTTTTCCAGCCGGGTGGAGCAAACGCTCGATCCGTCCGTTCAAATGCTACGAACAATCCCGCATCTGGCGGTGACGCCGCTGTTCATTTTGTGGTTTGGCTTCGGCGAGTTTTCCAAGGTGCTGCTGATCGCCAAAGGGGCATTTTTCCCGCTGTATGTGAATACATTCCTGGGGATACGGGGTGTCGATGCCAAGCTGTTTGACGTAGCCAGAGTGCTTCAGTTCAGCCGCTGGAAGCAAATCACTCACCTGATTCTCCCTGCGGCGCTCCCCAACATTCTTCTGGGAGTGCGGCTGTCCTTGGGAGCAGCGTGGCTGGGACTGGTCGTGGCAGAGCTGATGGGGTCGAGCGAAGGGGTCGGCTACTTGATCATGGACGCCCGGCAATTCTCCCAGACCGCCGTCGTGTTTGTCGGGATCGTTATTTTTGCCCTGGTTGGAAAGGCGACGGACTCGCTGGTCCGCTCCCTTGAAAAAAGATGGCTGAAATGGCGCGACAGCTACAACGGATGA
- a CDS encoding RidA family protein → MTSEKRLTFLNPDTMPRSFGYSHVVEARGGKTVYISGQVPLNRDGQLVGEGDLAAQTRQVFENIKAALEAVGADFDDVVKLTFFVTDITQMQTVRDVRDAYVNTVTPPASSAVEVRKLIREEFFIEIEAIAVTNE, encoded by the coding sequence ATGACAAGCGAAAAGCGCCTGACCTTTTTGAACCCGGACACGATGCCCCGGTCCTTTGGCTATTCACACGTCGTAGAGGCGAGGGGCGGAAAAACGGTGTATATTTCCGGACAGGTGCCATTGAACCGCGACGGACAGCTCGTCGGAGAGGGAGACCTTGCAGCGCAGACGCGTCAGGTTTTCGAAAATATCAAGGCGGCACTGGAAGCCGTGGGGGCCGATTTCGACGACGTCGTCAAGCTGACTTTTTTCGTCACTGACATCACGCAGATGCAAACGGTCCGGGACGTCCGCGACGCGTACGTAAACACCGTGACTCCGCCCGCCAGCTCTGCGGTCGAAGTGAGGAAGCTGATCAGGGAAGAGTTTTTCATCGAGATCGAAGCGATCGCCGTGACGAATGAATAG
- a CDS encoding ABC transporter permease, translating to MKMNLDLDAIFRARLKHFSTELVRYGQYMANGGVLMVAVFLCGLLAYYYPGLVQAVPAWFPVPYALAAVFAFFVTRSPHRTFLQEADLLFLTPAETKMARYFRKTQVYNFAVQSVGVFLVLLLFLPLYQGTVGVSGAQKWWYWLVPLLLKGWNVYSSWIALRLPDRKQQRMYALARFCLTYFALAWMLSEGSFLTYGHIPYGVLAWALLLVWFHVRLMRMWKRHAYQWYRLLEMESGLRLRFYQIANQFRDVPSLQQRVKPRKWLVWVARLIPYKPANAGRLLLFTSFLRGGDLAGMYLRLVILSSLLVLMLPGTWAKAAVLVLFLLLSASQLKGIGNQARHRNRYPLLPINEQQQKLAARWVRRVLLTSQAALNILLWLAIAWS from the coding sequence ATGAAGATGAATCTCGATTTGGATGCGATTTTTCGCGCGCGGCTGAAGCATTTTTCCACGGAGCTCGTACGCTACGGGCAGTACATGGCAAATGGGGGCGTCCTCATGGTGGCCGTCTTCCTTTGCGGACTGCTCGCCTATTACTACCCGGGACTTGTGCAGGCGGTTCCCGCGTGGTTTCCCGTTCCGTACGCGCTCGCGGCGGTGTTCGCCTTCTTCGTCACCCGCAGCCCGCACCGGACTTTTTTGCAGGAGGCGGATTTGCTCTTTTTGACCCCTGCGGAAACGAAGATGGCCCGCTATTTTCGAAAGACGCAAGTCTACAATTTCGCCGTGCAAAGCGTGGGAGTCTTTCTCGTCCTGCTGCTGTTTTTGCCGCTATATCAGGGCACAGTCGGCGTCAGCGGCGCTCAGAAGTGGTGGTATTGGCTGGTTCCGCTGCTGCTCAAAGGGTGGAACGTATACAGCAGCTGGATCGCGCTGAGGCTGCCCGACAGAAAGCAGCAGAGAATGTACGCGCTGGCCCGCTTTTGCCTGACGTACTTCGCGCTCGCCTGGATGCTCAGCGAAGGGAGCTTCCTCACCTACGGGCACATTCCGTACGGCGTGCTGGCGTGGGCATTGCTCCTCGTTTGGTTCCATGTCCGGCTGATGCGTATGTGGAAGAGACACGCCTACCAGTGGTACCGCCTGCTGGAGATGGAAAGCGGACTGCGGCTCAGGTTTTACCAGATCGCCAACCAGTTTCGCGATGTCCCCTCCTTGCAGCAGCGCGTAAAGCCGAGAAAATGGCTCGTCTGGGTCGCCAGGCTGATCCCGTACAAGCCGGCCAATGCGGGACGGCTCCTGCTGTTCACCTCGTTTCTTCGCGGAGGGGACTTGGCCGGGATGTACCTCCGCCTGGTCATTCTCAGTTCGCTGCTGGTCCTGATGCTCCCCGGGACTTGGGCCAAAGCGGCCGTCCTCGTGCTGTTCCTCCTTTTGTCCGCGAGCCAGCTCAAAGGGATCGGGAACCAGGCTCGCCACCGCAACCGGTACCCGCTTTTGCCGATCAATGAACAGCAGCAAAAGCTGGCTGCCAGATGGGTGCGCCGGGTGCTTTTGACGTCGCAGGCTGCCTTGAATATCCTGCTGTGGCTCGCTATCGCCTGGAGCTGA
- a CDS encoding GNAT family N-acetyltransferase, whose protein sequence is MYKQVDSAKTLELFHQIKETVWSSMGFEMEYAKDGSDLYLLIAEDGQAGGTFEFTPYAKSNAFIHSLFDDVVTDEMKVMEVDSLAVLPAYRGKLGREGICLMIDYAEKHGYTHAIGIADPSFFRSVNERYRIRATQVKENIFYKGAEAIPTLFHLKEVYADKENEKYSWYQPSHPKKVEVMN, encoded by the coding sequence ATGTACAAACAAGTAGATTCTGCCAAAACGTTGGAACTGTTCCATCAAATCAAGGAAACGGTCTGGAGCTCCATGGGCTTTGAAATGGAGTATGCCAAGGATGGCTCCGATTTGTATTTGCTGATCGCGGAAGACGGTCAGGCAGGTGGCACTTTTGAGTTCACGCCGTATGCGAAATCGAACGCGTTTATTCATTCGCTGTTTGACGATGTCGTCACAGACGAGATGAAGGTCATGGAGGTCGACAGTCTCGCCGTTTTGCCTGCGTATCGCGGAAAGCTGGGCAGAGAGGGAATCTGCCTCATGATCGATTATGCCGAAAAACATGGCTATACACACGCGATCGGCATCGCGGACCCCTCCTTTTTTCGTTCGGTGAACGAGAGGTACCGCATACGCGCGACGCAAGTCAAAGAAAACATCTTCTATAAAGGGGCTGAGGCGATCCCGACTCTGTTTCACCTGAAAGAAGTTTATGCCGATAAAGAAAATGAGAAGTATTCGTGGTACCAACCATCCCATCCTAAAAAAGTCGAGGTCATGAACTGA
- a CDS encoding LLM class flavin-dependent oxidoreductase, translating to MSTPTRTLHLNLFLSSMGHHEAAWRHPSSKVADILEFSHLQRLAQKAEQAKLDSLFLADRYATSRKAVKYGAVSGLEPLTLLSALAVATRRIGLIATVSTSFNEPFNIARRFSSLDHLSNGRAGWNIITSGTDGEAQNFNHERIFEHHARYERAHEFVDVALKLWDSWEADALLQDKSSGIYADNSKVHEINHKGKHFAVRGPLNLPRSPQGRPLLVQAGSSEDGKEFAARYAEAIFTAQQTLADAQAFYADVKSRVVQYGRSPEHVKILPGICPIIGESEAEAKEKEAELHELTHPAYSLLQLSNRIGFDLSSYPLDGPLPELPATEQIAGHQSRTQLIRDLAQREDLTIRQLLLRLAGGRGHRTIAGTARQVADELEAWFTQGAADGFNIMPQLTSGGLDDFLDQVVPELQKRGLFRTEYSGRTLRDHYGLPVPPNQFSQANAISHQFQ from the coding sequence ATGAGCACTCCCACGCGTACGCTGCATCTGAATCTTTTCCTGTCCAGCATGGGACACCACGAAGCCGCCTGGCGCCATCCATCCTCCAAGGTAGCGGACATCCTGGAGTTTTCCCACCTGCAACGGCTGGCTCAAAAAGCGGAGCAGGCAAAGCTGGACTCGCTGTTTTTGGCGGACCGGTACGCGACTTCGCGGAAAGCCGTGAAATACGGAGCCGTCAGCGGACTGGAGCCGCTCACCCTCCTGTCCGCCCTGGCCGTCGCCACCAGACGGATCGGCCTGATCGCCACCGTCTCCACGAGCTTCAACGAACCGTTTAACATCGCCCGCCGCTTTTCCTCCCTCGACCATCTCAGCAACGGCCGGGCCGGCTGGAACATCATCACTTCCGGCACTGACGGCGAGGCGCAGAACTTCAATCACGAACGGATTTTTGAACACCACGCCCGCTACGAAAGAGCCCATGAATTCGTCGATGTGGCGCTTAAGCTGTGGGACAGCTGGGAGGCGGATGCCCTGCTTCAGGACAAATCCTCCGGCATTTACGCCGACAACAGCAAGGTGCACGAGATCAACCACAAAGGCAAGCATTTCGCGGTGCGCGGTCCGCTCAATCTGCCCCGTTCTCCCCAGGGTCGCCCGCTGCTCGTCCAGGCCGGCTCGTCCGAAGACGGAAAGGAGTTTGCCGCCCGCTATGCGGAAGCCATCTTCACCGCCCAGCAGACACTGGCCGACGCACAGGCGTTTTACGCGGATGTCAAGTCGCGGGTCGTCCAGTACGGACGGTCGCCTGAGCATGTAAAAATCCTGCCCGGGATTTGCCCGATCATCGGCGAAAGCGAAGCCGAAGCCAAGGAAAAGGAAGCCGAGCTGCACGAGCTGACCCATCCTGCCTACAGCCTGCTCCAGCTCTCCAACCGAATCGGCTTTGACTTGTCCTCCTACCCGCTGGATGGCCCGTTGCCCGAGCTGCCTGCGACCGAGCAAATCGCTGGTCACCAAAGCCGCACCCAGCTGATTCGTGACCTGGCTCAACGGGAGGATTTGACGATCCGCCAGCTGCTGCTGCGGCTTGCCGGGGGGCGCGGTCATCGGACCATCGCCGGTACGGCTCGGCAAGTCGCGGACGAGTTGGAAGCATGGTTTACACAGGGAGCGGCGGACGGCTTCAACATTATGCCGCAATTGACGAGCGGCGGGCTCGACGACTTTCTCGATCAGGTTGTCCCCGAGCTGCAAAAGAGGGGCCTGTTTCGCACCGAGTACAGTGGACGCACCCTGCGCGATCATTACGGTCTGCCCGTCCCGCCCAACCAGTTTTCGCAGGCGAATGCCATTTCCCACCAATTTCAATGA
- the ssuE gene encoding NADPH-dependent FMN reductase has protein sequence MANIVILSGSPYKGSRLDGVLGYADQLLREAGQQAEWIHVRDLPAEDLLHVRFDSPAIAAANELIAKADAVVVAIPIYKAAYSGVLKSYLDLLPQKGLENKLVLPVAIGGTIAHLLAIDYALKPVLSALGARHVLAGAFVLDSLVVRKEDGTTQVAEQAAERLRDSVGQLVSELTWFAERQKVGKGS, from the coding sequence ATGGCAAACATCGTAATACTATCAGGAAGTCCCTACAAAGGTTCCAGATTGGATGGCGTACTGGGATACGCAGATCAGCTGCTGCGGGAGGCAGGACAGCAGGCTGAATGGATCCATGTCCGCGATCTGCCGGCAGAAGATCTGCTGCATGTTCGCTTCGACAGTCCCGCCATCGCGGCCGCCAACGAGCTGATCGCAAAGGCAGATGCCGTCGTGGTGGCGATCCCGATTTACAAGGCTGCGTACTCCGGCGTACTGAAATCGTATCTGGACCTCCTGCCGCAAAAAGGATTGGAGAACAAGCTCGTCTTGCCGGTAGCGATCGGCGGGACGATCGCACATCTGCTGGCGATCGATTACGCCCTGAAGCCGGTATTGTCCGCACTGGGAGCGAGACACGTACTGGCCGGAGCATTCGTGCTCGATTCGCTCGTGGTTCGAAAGGAAGACGGGACGACCCAGGTAGCGGAACAAGCGGCTGAGCGTCTCCGCGACTCAGTCGGACAGCTCGTGAGTGAGCTCACCTGGTTCGCGGAGCGTCAAAAGGTCGGCAAAGGAAGCTGA
- a CDS encoding MFS transporter, with the protein MREVLRNRQFRKLFLANLFSGCGQGMTMIGISWYLVESTGSAGLLGTTMLISSILTLLVAPYSGTLIDRFSRKAILQLEQLGGFVVLACLAAWGFWGDYQPWMMVLIFLASLLLFQLHEPTQAAFVQETFAPKQYHAINSLLEIENQTALVLAGALAGLLLESYGLHIVLLLNALTYLVAFWLMTGIEYVSAIRQQTKKSHPVSWVEQFRQSWVYIKERRGFLTFGTAALMPFIAVMLANLLNPVFVSQTLREDVKIYSLGEVTYSAGAVAAGMLILWIQRKWGAYGTMLAHYAWMAFAFILTVALPSGWMFILLSAIMGWCNVSTRLIRQTMYMEMLPNRLIGRVMSFFKSVGTLMRLLLLALFTTMTDSIGPAAGYLVLAGLLLAAMLGVAVSMPFLMRQAVAAEE; encoded by the coding sequence GTGAGGGAAGTTTTGAGGAATCGCCAGTTTCGCAAGCTGTTCCTGGCCAATTTGTTTTCGGGATGCGGCCAGGGCATGACGATGATCGGCATTTCGTGGTATTTGGTAGAATCGACTGGCTCGGCCGGCCTGCTTGGCACGACGATGCTGATCTCGTCGATTTTGACACTGCTCGTCGCCCCGTATTCCGGTACGCTGATCGACCGCTTCTCGCGCAAGGCGATCCTGCAGCTCGAACAGCTGGGCGGCTTTGTGGTTCTTGCCTGCTTGGCGGCGTGGGGGTTTTGGGGCGATTACCAGCCTTGGATGATGGTTCTCATCTTTTTGGCGTCGCTGCTTCTTTTTCAGCTTCATGAGCCGACCCAGGCGGCTTTCGTCCAGGAGACGTTTGCGCCGAAGCAGTACCACGCAATCAATTCTCTTTTGGAAATCGAAAACCAAACCGCCCTGGTCCTCGCCGGTGCGTTGGCCGGTCTGCTTCTGGAGAGCTACGGGCTGCATATCGTTCTGCTGCTGAACGCGTTGACGTACCTAGTCGCCTTTTGGCTGATGACAGGGATCGAATATGTGTCTGCGATTCGGCAGCAAACCAAAAAGTCCCACCCTGTCTCCTGGGTGGAACAATTTCGGCAAAGCTGGGTGTACATCAAAGAGAGGCGAGGCTTTCTCACCTTTGGAACCGCCGCCCTGATGCCGTTCATCGCCGTCATGCTGGCCAATCTGCTCAACCCGGTCTTTGTGAGCCAGACGCTCCGCGAAGACGTAAAGATCTACTCCCTGGGAGAAGTGACGTACTCGGCAGGAGCGGTGGCCGCCGGCATGCTGATCCTCTGGATTCAACGAAAGTGGGGCGCTTACGGGACGATGCTGGCTCATTACGCTTGGATGGCGTTTGCCTTCATTCTGACCGTAGCCCTCCCCTCAGGCTGGATGTTCATCCTGCTCTCGGCGATCATGGGCTGGTGCAACGTCTCCACCAGACTGATCCGCCAGACGATGTACATGGAAATGCTGCCCAACCGCCTGATCGGCAGAGTGATGAGCTTTTTCAAGTCCGTCGGCACGCTGATGAGGCTGCTGCTGCTCGCGCTGTTCACGACCATGACGGATTCGATCGGTCCTGCTGCCGGCTACCTCGTACTCGCGGGTCTTCTGCTGGCGGCAATGCTGGGGGTTGCCGTCTCGATGCCATTCTTGATGCGGCAGGCGGTCGCGGCGGAGGAGTAA
- a CDS encoding NAD(P)H-dependent oxidoreductase, whose protein sequence is MKKELSVLAISGSLRKHSSNTALMNAMIGLAPSRMDWKIYQGLGDLPHFNPDDDHGDGPVEVRELRAHIQAADAVLICTPEYANGVPGVLKNALDWLVSTTVFLQKPTAVISASPTPMGGDKAHASLLLTLGMINAAVVEGGTLIIPHITMKMDKNGAITDEQLRADLSSVLQALERACR, encoded by the coding sequence GTGAAAAAAGAGTTGAGCGTACTGGCGATCTCGGGAAGCTTGCGCAAGCATTCGTCCAACACTGCGCTGATGAACGCCATGATCGGCTTGGCGCCATCGCGGATGGATTGGAAGATCTATCAAGGATTGGGCGATCTCCCGCATTTCAATCCGGACGACGACCACGGAGACGGACCTGTCGAGGTCAGAGAGCTGCGGGCGCACATACAGGCAGCCGATGCAGTGCTGATCTGCACCCCCGAGTATGCCAACGGCGTGCCGGGCGTCTTGAAAAACGCATTGGATTGGCTGGTGTCCACAACCGTCTTCCTGCAAAAGCCGACGGCCGTGATCAGCGCCTCGCCTACCCCAATGGGCGGCGACAAGGCCCACGCTTCCCTGTTGTTGACCTTGGGCATGATCAATGCGGCAGTGGTGGAAGGCGGGACGCTGATCATCCCGCACATCACGATGAAGATGGACAAAAACGGCGCCATCACGGATGAGCAGCTTCGGGCAGATTTGTCCTCGGTGCTGCAGGCGCTGGAGCGGGCTTGCAGATGA
- a CDS encoding methyl-accepting chemotaxis protein, which translates to MDLLRRRNNWVVTVFASIITVVQIVNLLVGVPLSFVLTVLGILYVVLAPFTYISNRPELREKMAPFMKYFNFVVIGIFMFVIVHLDPYMVNIMTIMFFVAVMGIYQDKIINALTIVTTLGIVSYYFFTQGEGIFHTTSPVDLMYYLLTFCFVSVTSMMHAFFNNKLQKESEAQKREAIESKESLQRVLDRINHSLASVQEYQENLNKVTDGVNIRAVETVKSLQEILQSFSVQTDNTNELKNEMASTNVQVEDMTRSVTEMHDYVESTKEATQESRKRIGNIGSDFERFITDIQGTNSLIQELYKETESIEKIIQTISDISAQTNLLALNATIEASRAGEHGRGFAVVADEVRKLAESSKVSSESIATLLMTIREKMKRVSDMISSSQLSFEKNSEGILEVQEMFANVDNYMQDFADKTKYLQEFIVHVHSMMQEVGAKVDLNADITDKNKESLEDVLVLVSEQKEEVVKVSGGFEKIEQQIRGLNI; encoded by the coding sequence ATGGATCTTTTACGGAGAAGGAACAACTGGGTCGTCACCGTCTTTGCAAGCATTATCACCGTTGTTCAAATCGTCAATCTGCTGGTTGGAGTCCCGCTCTCCTTCGTTCTGACAGTATTGGGAATCCTGTATGTCGTACTGGCTCCTTTTACCTACATCTCCAACCGGCCTGAATTGCGGGAGAAAATGGCTCCCTTCATGAAGTATTTCAATTTTGTCGTGATCGGGATCTTCATGTTCGTCATCGTGCATTTGGATCCGTATATGGTCAACATCATGACGATCATGTTTTTTGTGGCTGTAATGGGCATCTATCAGGATAAGATCATCAACGCGCTGACCATTGTGACTACACTCGGTATCGTGTCGTACTACTTCTTCACGCAGGGCGAAGGGATTTTCCATACCACCTCCCCTGTCGACCTGATGTACTACCTGCTTACCTTCTGCTTCGTTTCTGTCACCAGCATGATGCATGCGTTCTTCAACAACAAGCTGCAAAAAGAGAGCGAAGCGCAAAAGCGGGAGGCCATCGAGTCCAAAGAATCGCTCCAGCGCGTATTGGATCGAATCAACCACTCTCTTGCTTCGGTACAGGAATACCAGGAAAATCTCAATAAAGTAACCGATGGCGTCAATATTCGAGCAGTCGAAACCGTGAAATCCCTGCAAGAGATTCTCCAATCGTTCAGCGTGCAAACGGACAACACGAACGAGCTGAAGAACGAAATGGCTTCCACCAACGTCCAAGTCGAGGACATGACCCGCTCCGTGACGGAGATGCACGACTACGTAGAGTCTACGAAGGAAGCGACTCAGGAAAGCCGGAAGCGCATCGGCAACATCGGCAGCGACTTCGAGCGGTTTATCACAGACATCCAAGGGACGAACAGCCTCATCCAGGAGCTGTACAAGGAAACGGAGTCCATCGAAAAAATCATCCAGACGATTTCCGACATCTCGGCTCAAACCAATCTGCTCGCGCTCAACGCGACGATCGAGGCTTCCCGGGCCGGCGAACACGGCAGAGGCTTTGCCGTCGTAGCGGACGAGGTGCGCAAGCTGGCCGAATCTTCCAAAGTGTCGTCCGAGTCGATCGCCACGCTCTTGATGACGATTCGCGAAAAAATGAAGAGAGTCTCGGACATGATTTCGTCGTCACAGCTTTCTTTTGAAAAAAATAGCGAAGGCATTCTGGAAGTGCAGGAGATGTTTGCGAATGTCGACAACTACATGCAGGACTTCGCGGACAAAACGAAGTATTTGCAAGAGTTTATCGTCCATGTGCACAGCATGATGCAGGAAGTCGGGGCGAAAGTCGACCTCAACGCCGATATCACGGACAAAAACAAGGAGAGCCTGGAGGATGTTCTCGTCCTCGTCTCCGAGCAAAAAGAAGAAGTGGTCAAAGTCTCCGGCGGGTTCGAAAAGATCGAACAGCAGATTCGCGGGCTGAACATCTAA